One window of the Sebastes umbrosus isolate fSebUmb1 chromosome 1, fSebUmb1.pri, whole genome shotgun sequence genome contains the following:
- the zc3h10 gene encoding zinc finger CCCH domain-containing protein 10 — MPDRDSSYLSGGGGSGGGLGEEGGPGSGLAGSSAEGRGGSGGSFGGNVSGSGSMGGGGALGNGNGCGNGGGGGQGAGVPFDGVCRDFIRNVCKRGKRCRFRHPDFNEVPDLGVQKNEFIFCHDHQNKECMRSNCRFVHGSKEDEDYYKKTGELPLRLRGKVAARLGLSPMDLPHSRGEVPICRDFLKGECQRGNKCKFRHVKKDFEYEPSRVGVGGVIGPGASGMVNAGGGIGGGGGGACGGMQGLVGGGGGSNMIGMGMGMGMGMGMGCPSLGGCRDPGITGIGGVGGGGMSTCLSISSAGPRRYDRVPCSVYDPVLESGLFDPSSLEASMDHNALQLKRRRLEGLRFDVSGGGAHYELGVQATLPPRPLEYRFLEEENSLLRKRVEELKKQVSNLIATNEVLLDQNAQFRTQAKVMTLSSTPAPTEQILVPPVGAISSYNHSIAQTHTTLSSAGLQPRPVIQQDLVAPTGAPSAPPTNAAPPTAPLPHLNPEITPLSAALVQTIAQGMAPPVSMAPVSVSVAPVAVSITQPMPGITMSHATSTMVAYPIVSQSMRITTLPH; from the exons ATGCCTGACCGGGACAGCTCCTACCTGTCAGGTGGCGGTGGGAGTGGTGGTGGTCTGGGCGAGGAAGGAGGACCCGGGTCTGGTTTGGCAGGTAGCTCTGCGGAGGGCAGAGGAGGCTCAGGAGGAAGTTTCGGAGGCAACGTCTCTGGCTCGGGGAGCATGGGGGGAGGAGGGGCGCTCGGAAATGGCAACGGCTGTGGGAACGGCGGAGGTGGGGGGCAAGGTGCAGGGGTGCCGTTTGACGGCGTCTGCAGGGACTTCATACGCAATGTCTGCAAGAGAGGAAAGCGCTGCCGCTTCAGACACCCAGACTTTAATGAGGTGCCAGACTTGGGAGTGCAAAAGAATGAATTCATCTTCTGCCATGACCACCAGAACAAGGAGTGTATGCGCTCCAACTGCCGCTTTGTCCATGGATCGAAAGAGGATGAGGACTATTACAAGAAAACAGGAGAGCTGCCCCTCAGACTAAGAGGGAAAGTTGCTGCACGGCTGGGCCTGTCTCCCATGGATCTCCCACATAGCCGCGGGGAAGTCCCCATCTGCAGAGACTTCCTGAAGGGAGAGTGCCAGAGGGGCAATAAGTGTAAATTTCGCCATGTCAAAAAAGACTTTGAATATGAGCCTTCCAGGGTTGGAGTGGGTGGTGTTATAGGGCCAGGTGCCAGTGGAATGGTGAATGCTGGGGGAGGGataggtggtggaggaggaggtgcctgTGGAGGAATGCAAGGACTtgtgggaggtggaggtggaagtAATATGATAGGGATGGGGATGGGaatggggatggggatggggatgggtTGCCCCAGCCTGGGCGGTTGCAGAGATCCAGGTATCACAGGAATTGGGGGGGTAGGTGGAGGGGGCATGAGCACCTGTCTGTCTATAAGTTCTGCAGGGCCACGGCGTTACGACAGGGTCCCATGCTCAGTGTATGACCCTGTGCTTGAAAGTGGGCTGTTTGATCCCAGCTCCCTGGAGGCCTCTATGGACCACAATGCTCTACAGTTGAAGAGGCGGCGGCTGGAGGGGCTGCGCTTCGATGTGAGTGGAGGAGGTGCTCACTACGAGCTGGGAGTTCAAGCCACCTTGCCGCCTCGTCCTCTGGAGTACAGGTTCCTGGAGGAGGAGAACTCACTGCTGAGGAAGAGAGTTGAAGAGTTGAAGAAGCAG GTTTCAAACCTCATCGCTACAAATGAGGTTCTTCTGGATCAGAACGCCCAGTTCCGAACTCAGGCCAAGGTGATGACGCTGTCTTCCACTCCTGCACCCACCGAGCAGATTCTCGTGCCCCCCGTGGGTGCAATAAGTTCCTACAATCACAGCATCGCTCAGACTCACACCACCCTGAGCAGCGCCGGACTGCAGCCTCGGCCCGTCATCCAGCAAGACCTGGTAGCGCCTACCGGCGCCCCTTCAGCGCCCCCGACTAACGCTGCCCCGCCTACAGCCCCTCTGCCTCACCTCAACCCCGAGATCACCCCCCTCTCAGCTGCCCTCGTACAGACCATTGCCCAAGGGATGGCGCCACCTGTTTCTATGGCACCGGTGTCTGTATCTGTGGCACCGGTGGCAGTGTCCATTACGCAGCCGATGCCGGGCATCACCATGAGTCACGCCACCAGCACGATGGTCGCGTACCCCATTGTGAGTCAAAGCATGAGGATCACCACTCTGCCTCACTAA